A window of the Thermus thermophilus HB8 genome harbors these coding sequences:
- the cas4 gene encoding CRISPR-associated protein Cas4 encodes MEYLPLSKVNTVVYCPRRFYLEYVLGEAHANHHLIEGHYLHERAYTEPGEESGLWVWSDRLGLLGVVDRLEWRRGEACPVEYKLGRAKEEAYLSDAVQLAAQALCLRESRGIKARRGFVYYHKSHTRREVVFTPELFRAVEAAVVRMRALLQSPRPPRVEVPPSKCEGCSVRGACQPELWRKGVAGWA; translated from the coding sequence GTGGAATACCTGCCCCTCTCCAAGGTGAACACGGTGGTCTACTGCCCCCGGCGCTTCTATCTGGAGTACGTCCTGGGGGAAGCGCACGCCAACCACCACCTGATTGAGGGCCACTACCTCCACGAAAGGGCCTACACCGAGCCGGGGGAGGAGAGCGGGCTTTGGGTGTGGTCGGACCGGCTTGGGCTTCTTGGAGTGGTGGATCGGCTGGAGTGGCGGCGGGGGGAGGCCTGCCCCGTGGAGTACAAGCTGGGCCGGGCCAAGGAAGAGGCCTACCTCTCCGATGCCGTGCAGCTTGCCGCTCAGGCCCTTTGTCTCCGGGAATCCAGAGGGATCAAGGCCCGGAGGGGATTCGTTTACTACCACAAAAGCCACACCCGCCGGGAAGTGGTTTTCACCCCAGAGCTCTTTCGCGCCGTGGAGGCGGCTGTAGTCCGAATGCGGGCCCTTCTCCAAAGCCCTCGCCCCCCAAGGGTAGAGGTTCCCCCCTCCAAGTGCGAGGGGTGTAGCGTACGGGGCGCCTGCCAGCCCGAGCTGTGGCGGAAGGGGGTGGCGGGGTGGGCGTAG
- a CDS encoding helix-turn-helix transcriptional regulator, which yields MESRLPDFLRLLRESPKGLPVREIAARLGVRRQSVYRLRDKAQSLGVWVETHGENPEVPPGWMRLEAPLEVTVRLTLEEAEALRAAVERMEPLTPLAKRALERLALRTLAAPGKDRQDPVVYTPLADEYPPGLFERAVRAIRERRTCQVTYKNAKGEVKTYRFDPYALIARDPHLYLVGANHNSRRAGHDPVKDLRLDQILDLRLTRERFRKPRFDVRAYAQRRFRAFAGEGAPVRVRVRFSPEKAGFIRRTRRHPTQVVEDLPDGSVVWQVEVPLSEDLVHFIVGYGPHATVLEPEELRRRVVAWAKGAVAANEGVLSPEGVTGLD from the coding sequence ATGGAAAGCCGCCTGCCGGACTTCCTTCGCCTTCTTAGGGAAAGCCCCAAAGGGCTTCCCGTGCGGGAGATCGCCGCCCGGCTCGGAGTGAGGCGGCAGAGCGTTTACCGCCTGAGGGACAAGGCGCAAAGCCTCGGGGTCTGGGTGGAAACCCACGGAGAAAACCCGGAGGTCCCCCCTGGGTGGATGCGCCTCGAGGCGCCCTTAGAAGTGACCGTCCGCCTCACCCTCGAGGAGGCCGAGGCCCTAAGGGCTGCCGTGGAGCGGATGGAACCCTTGACCCCCTTGGCCAAAAGGGCCTTGGAACGCTTGGCCCTCCGCACCCTTGCCGCGCCCGGGAAGGACCGGCAGGACCCCGTGGTCTACACCCCCCTGGCGGACGAGTACCCCCCGGGGCTTTTTGAGCGGGCGGTGCGGGCCATCCGGGAGCGGCGAACCTGCCAGGTCACCTACAAGAACGCCAAAGGGGAGGTCAAGACCTACCGCTTTGACCCCTACGCCCTCATTGCCCGCGACCCGCACCTCTACCTGGTGGGGGCCAACCACAACTCCCGGCGGGCGGGGCACGACCCCGTGAAGGACCTTAGGCTGGACCAGATCCTGGACCTTCGGCTTACTCGCGAGCGTTTTAGGAAGCCCCGCTTTGACGTGCGGGCCTACGCGCAACGCCGCTTCCGGGCCTTCGCCGGGGAGGGGGCTCCCGTGCGGGTCCGGGTGCGCTTTAGCCCTGAGAAGGCGGGCTTCATCCGCCGGACCCGCCGCCACCCCACCCAGGTGGTGGAGGACCTCCCCGACGGGAGCGTGGTCTGGCAGGTGGAGGTGCCCCTCTCTGAGGACCTGGTGCACTTCATCGTGGGCTACGGCCCCCACGCCACCGTGCTGGAGCCCGAGGAGCTGAGGCGGCGGGTGGTGGCCTGGGCCAAGGGGGCGGTGGCGGCAAACGAGGGGGTTTTGTCACCGGAAGGGGTGACGGGACTGGATTAA